One part of the Streptomyces ferrugineus genome encodes these proteins:
- a CDS encoding MerR family transcriptional regulator, giving the protein MTDQRQMQIGEVAERTGLSLRTIRHYEEVGLVIPSARSKGGFRLYTDSDVERLMVIRRMKPLDFSLEEMRDLLDITDRLAATDDRPVGEELKRLRERLDSYREVADARCETLRARLEMAEDFAATLRRRLQADARSGA; this is encoded by the coding sequence ATGACGGATCAGCGGCAGATGCAGATCGGTGAGGTGGCCGAGCGGACCGGTTTGTCTCTGCGCACCATCCGGCACTACGAGGAAGTGGGCCTGGTGATCCCCTCGGCCCGCAGCAAGGGCGGCTTCCGGCTGTACACGGACTCCGACGTCGAGCGCCTGATGGTGATCCGCCGTATGAAGCCGCTGGACTTCTCCCTGGAGGAGATGCGGGACCTGCTGGACATCACCGACCGGCTCGCCGCCACCGACGACCGGCCCGTGGGTGAGGAGCTCAAGCGCCTGCGGGAGCGGCTGGACTCCTACCGCGAGGTTGCCGACGCCCGCTGCGAGACCCTGCGGGCCCGGCTGGAGATGGCCGAGGACTTCGCCGCAACTCTGCGCCGCCGCCTGCAGGCGGACGCCCGCTCGGGTGCCTGA
- a CDS encoding Hsp20/alpha crystallin family protein — protein MLMRTDPFRELDRLAQQLTSPGTWSRPAAMAMDAYREGDEYVVAFDLPGVSADAIDIDVERNMLTVKAERRPVAKADDVQMELSERPLGVFSRQIVLADTLDTEHIKADYDAGVLILRIPIAERAKPRKIAIGGGSDRKEISG, from the coding sequence ATGTTGATGCGCACCGACCCCTTCCGTGAGCTCGACCGGCTGGCTCAGCAGCTGACGAGCCCGGGCACCTGGTCGCGCCCGGCCGCGATGGCGATGGACGCCTACCGCGAGGGCGACGAATACGTGGTGGCCTTCGACCTCCCCGGCGTCAGCGCGGACGCGATCGACATCGACGTCGAACGCAACATGCTGACCGTCAAGGCCGAGCGCCGGCCCGTGGCGAAGGCCGACGACGTGCAGATGGAACTGTCGGAGCGGCCACTGGGCGTCTTCTCCCGCCAGATCGTGCTGGCCGACACGCTGGACACCGAGCACATCAAGGCCGACTACGACGCCGGCGTGCTGATCCTGCGCATCCCGATCGCCGAACGGGCCAAGCCCCGCAAGATCGCCATCGGCGGGGGATCCGACCGCAAGGAGATCTCCGGCTGA
- a CDS encoding DUF2267 domain-containing protein, translating into MTLQREAFLDHVRERGEYDSRQEAERATRVVLALLGAHLVGEVRAQLAARLPEHFALILLNPLQSAEPLPPERFVRATAAWIEGATEQTAAWDVSAVLSTVADAAGDDLLKQMLLQLPEGYDLLFGRPQPT; encoded by the coding sequence GTGACCCTGCAACGGGAGGCGTTCCTCGACCATGTGCGAGAACGCGGCGAGTACGACAGCCGGCAGGAAGCAGAACGCGCGACCCGCGTGGTACTCGCCCTGCTGGGTGCTCACCTGGTCGGCGAAGTGCGCGCCCAGCTGGCGGCACGCCTGCCGGAACACTTCGCCCTGATCCTCCTCAACCCGCTACAAAGCGCCGAACCCCTGCCACCGGAGCGGTTCGTGCGGGCGACAGCGGCCTGGATCGAGGGAGCCACCGAACAGACCGCGGCCTGGGATGTCAGCGCCGTCCTCAGCACGGTCGCCGACGCGGCCGGCGACGACCTGCTCAAGCAGATGCTGCTCCAGCTCCCCGAGGGCTACGACCTGCTCTTCGGTCGCCCCCAGCCCACCTGA
- a CDS encoding VOC family protein, translating to MSVEFNHTIVLSRDREKSAHFLADVLGLEVGEPAGMFLPVTTANGVTLDFATVDIDIPTQHYAFLVSEREFDQVLARLVAAGVPIQADPHGRHPGRINRNDGGRGVYFGDPAGHGLEVITRPYGSDPNSPLNGVTEEVPGAVGA from the coding sequence GTGTCAGTCGAGTTCAACCACACCATTGTTCTTTCCCGTGACCGGGAGAAGTCCGCTCATTTCCTCGCCGATGTCCTGGGGCTCGAGGTTGGCGAGCCGGCCGGGATGTTCCTGCCGGTGACGACCGCCAACGGCGTCACTTTGGACTTCGCGACCGTCGACATCGACATCCCCACGCAGCACTACGCGTTCCTCGTCTCCGAGCGGGAGTTCGACCAGGTGCTCGCGCGGCTCGTGGCGGCCGGGGTGCCGATCCAGGCCGACCCGCACGGCCGTCACCCTGGTCGAATCAATCGCAACGACGGCGGGCGGGGTGTGTACTTCGGGGATCCGGCCGGTCACGGCCTGGAGGTCATCACCCGCCCGTACGGCAGTGATCCGAACTCGCCGCTGAACGGCGTCACCGAAGAGGTACCGGGCGCCGTAGGGGCCTGA
- a CDS encoding SpoIIE family protein phosphatase, with translation MRGTDASVGLVYVLPPGERVLRLVLVAGVPAQIAAPWARIPVDARIPVADAIRDRRLVWLPSQEEMARRYPRVGIVLPYDFMLAAAPITTDTDTCGGLVLLWPVGHPPGLSPTQHEAIATFCRDAGGILRQAEGGGCLPFSVDEPRVLPPPHPQGEADPARARAALEFTHRVPVGCCSLDLDGRITFVNPAGADLVGTGDLLGKLPWEVLPWLRDPAFEDRYRQAVVTRRPTSFTALRPPDTWLSFRLYPDESGISVHITPAPIGSTVAEPSPGPTQPVGATVGATSLYHLTHLAVTLTEAVGVGDVVEMTGDQLVPAFGPTALALMAAEEGRLRIIGYRGYSAELVARFDGAPLTSETPAVRVLTTGVPGFFASFADLKRAYPPAVHQDGMASWAFLPLIVSGRPVGSLVLAYDRPRSFPPSERAVLTSIAGLIAQALGRARLYDAKHSLAHTLQTGLLPRTLPAVPGLDVAARYRPAGHGMDIGGDFYDLIHDTPTTAVAAIGDVQGHNTEAAALMGQVRTAVHTHATVGTAPAELLARTNRLLTDLDAELFTSCLIARLDLAHHRAHLATAGHPPPLLRHPDGRTEALDVPTGLLLGIDPEADYPGTEISLPPGAVLVLYTDGLVEVPGTDIGDSTRRLARHLARETAHGLDDLADSLLHHADRSAPRSDDVALLLIRPRV, from the coding sequence ATGCGGGGCACGGACGCGTCGGTGGGGCTGGTGTACGTGCTGCCGCCCGGGGAGCGGGTGCTGCGGCTGGTGCTGGTGGCGGGTGTGCCTGCACAGATCGCCGCGCCATGGGCGCGGATCCCGGTGGACGCCCGGATCCCGGTGGCGGACGCCATCCGGGACCGGCGGCTGGTGTGGCTGCCGAGTCAGGAGGAGATGGCCCGGCGCTATCCCAGGGTGGGGATCGTGCTGCCGTACGACTTCATGCTGGCCGCGGCACCGATCACCACCGATACCGATACGTGTGGCGGCCTCGTGCTGCTGTGGCCCGTCGGACATCCGCCGGGACTGAGCCCGACCCAGCACGAGGCCATCGCCACCTTCTGCCGGGATGCCGGGGGAATCCTTCGACAGGCCGAGGGCGGTGGCTGTCTGCCGTTTTCCGTCGACGAGCCACGTGTCCTGCCGCCGCCCCATCCGCAGGGTGAGGCGGACCCGGCCCGGGCTCGGGCCGCGCTGGAGTTCACCCACCGTGTGCCGGTGGGCTGTTGCTCCCTGGATCTGGACGGCCGGATCACCTTTGTCAACCCGGCCGGTGCCGACCTGGTGGGCACCGGCGACCTGCTGGGCAAACTGCCCTGGGAGGTGCTGCCGTGGCTGCGTGACCCGGCCTTTGAGGACCGCTACCGGCAGGCGGTGGTGACCCGCCGGCCCACCTCCTTCACCGCGCTGCGCCCCCCGGACACCTGGCTGTCCTTCCGGCTCTATCCGGACGAGAGCGGCATCAGTGTCCACATCACCCCCGCTCCCATCGGGAGCACCGTCGCTGAGCCCTCGCCGGGTCCCACACAGCCGGTCGGGGCGACGGTCGGGGCGACGTCGCTGTACCACCTGACGCACTTGGCGGTGACCTTGACCGAGGCGGTCGGGGTCGGCGACGTGGTCGAGATGACCGGCGATCAGCTGGTGCCGGCGTTCGGTCCGACGGCCCTCGCGCTGATGGCCGCGGAGGAAGGCAGGCTGCGGATCATCGGGTACCGCGGCTACAGCGCCGAGCTCGTCGCCCGCTTCGACGGTGCACCGCTGACCTCCGAAACCCCGGCCGTACGGGTTCTGACCACCGGTGTCCCGGGCTTCTTCGCCTCGTTCGCCGACCTCAAGCGGGCCTACCCACCGGCCGTCCACCAGGACGGGATGGCCTCCTGGGCGTTCCTGCCCCTGATCGTCTCCGGCCGTCCCGTCGGCTCACTCGTCCTGGCCTACGACCGGCCCCGTTCCTTCCCGCCGTCCGAGCGGGCGGTGCTGACCTCCATCGCCGGGCTGATCGCGCAGGCCCTCGGACGCGCCCGCCTCTACGACGCCAAGCACAGCCTCGCCCACACCCTGCAGACCGGCCTGCTGCCCCGCACTCTGCCCGCCGTGCCCGGCCTGGACGTGGCCGCCCGATACCGGCCGGCCGGGCACGGCATGGACATCGGCGGCGACTTCTACGACCTCATCCATGACACCCCCACCACGGCCGTGGCCGCGATCGGTGACGTCCAGGGCCACAACACCGAGGCCGCGGCTCTCATGGGACAGGTCCGCACCGCCGTCCACACCCACGCCACCGTCGGCACGGCGCCGGCCGAACTCCTCGCCCGCACCAACCGTCTCCTCACCGACCTCGACGCCGAGCTGTTCACCAGCTGTCTGATCGCCCGTCTCGACCTCGCCCACCACCGGGCCCACCTCGCCACCGCCGGCCACCCCCCGCCGTTGCTGCGCCACCCCGACGGCCGTACCGAAGCCCTCGACGTCCCCACCGGGCTGCTGCTCGGCATCGACCCCGAGGCGGACTACCCCGGCACGGAGATCTCCCTCCCACCCGGCGCCGTGCTCGTCCTGTACACCGACGGACTCGTGGAAGTCCCCGGCACCGACATCGGGGATTCCACCCGCCGACTCGCCCGGCACCTGGCCCGAGAAACGGCCCACGGCCTGGACGACCTCGCCGACAGCCTCCTCCACCACGCCGACCGTTCCGCCCCGAGGAGCGACGATGTCGCCCTCCTCCTCATCCGTCCGCGTGTGTGA
- a CDS encoding DUF2267 domain-containing protein, which translates to MSDRRAPLQHTPVMTYEQMLEKVRYEGAYPTREQAVEAVRLVLAGLGRQLTGDERVELAARLPLEAARILTAQIPDTQPLTGWAFVKDLAARAGAPVGTTRWDTGSVLRAVAALSGPDLLTRILHQLPSGYALLFGRAELTPAA; encoded by the coding sequence ATGTCCGACCGGCGTGCACCGCTCCAGCACACGCCCGTGATGACGTACGAGCAGATGCTGGAGAAGGTTCGCTACGAAGGCGCCTACCCCACCCGGGAACAGGCAGTGGAAGCCGTCCGTCTGGTCCTCGCCGGACTCGGACGCCAGTTGACGGGCGACGAGCGCGTCGAACTGGCCGCTCGCCTGCCCCTCGAAGCCGCACGCATCCTCACCGCACAGATCCCCGACACCCAGCCGCTGACCGGCTGGGCCTTCGTCAAGGACCTCGCCGCCCGCGCCGGCGCCCCCGTGGGCACCACCCGCTGGGACACCGGCTCCGTCCTTCGCGCCGTCGCGGCCCTGTCCGGCCCCGACCTTCTCACCCGCATCCTGCACCAACTGCCGTCCGGCTACGCACTGTTGTTCGGCCGCGCCGAACTCACCCCAGCGGCATAG
- a CDS encoding type III effector protein translates to MTAADQPIQPTPSNADAQNPASFLAAAAALEAIDDALRVAQHEEPGAPDVHDVGPEQALASLLLLRQVREQLAEWETGLIETARQAGASWADLAHPLGVASRQAAERRYLRNRPGPAGTTGEQRVQATRERRAAERTIAAWARRNAADLRRISGQITALTDLPTAARLPLSQLHAALAHDDPAALVDPLNATRPHLTPAHPDLAAQLDTLTNSARPPATPD, encoded by the coding sequence ATGACAGCAGCCGATCAGCCGATCCAGCCGACCCCCTCCAACGCCGACGCCCAGAACCCGGCTTCGTTTCTCGCCGCCGCTGCGGCACTGGAAGCCATAGACGACGCCCTGCGCGTCGCCCAGCACGAGGAGCCCGGCGCCCCCGATGTCCACGATGTCGGCCCTGAGCAGGCCCTGGCCTCCCTTCTTCTGCTGCGGCAGGTTCGCGAGCAGCTCGCCGAATGGGAAACCGGTCTGATCGAAACCGCCCGCCAGGCGGGAGCCAGCTGGGCCGACCTCGCCCACCCACTCGGCGTGGCCAGCCGCCAGGCCGCCGAACGCCGCTACCTGCGCAACCGGCCCGGCCCCGCCGGAACCACCGGCGAACAACGCGTCCAGGCCACCCGCGAACGTCGCGCCGCCGAGCGCACCATCGCCGCCTGGGCCCGCCGCAACGCCGCCGACCTGCGCCGCATCTCCGGCCAGATCACCGCTCTCACCGACCTCCCCACCGCCGCCCGCCTCCCCCTCAGCCAACTCCACGCGGCCCTGGCCCACGACGACCCCGCCGCCCTCGTCGATCCCCTCAACGCCACCCGCCCCCACCTGACCCCCGCCCACCCCGACCTCGCCGCCCAACTCGACACCCTCACGAATTCCGCCAGGCCCCCAGCCACCCCCGACTGA
- a CDS encoding SulP family inorganic anion transporter gives MSSLLSAAPKFRLSKPDWLDSPKVLRTEVLAGLVVALALIPEAISFSIIAGVDPAVGLFASFTMAVVISIVGGRKAMISAATGAVALVIAPLNREHGLSYLIAAVILAGVFQVILGALGVAKLMRFVPRSVMVGFVNALAILIFMAQVPELTDVPWMVYPLVAGGLALMVFFPKVTTVIPAPLVSIIILTVITVAAGIAVPTVGDKGELPSSLPVPGLPDVPFTMDTLTTIAPYAFAMALVGLMESLMTAKLVDDITDTHSGKTRESIGQGIANIVTGFFGGMGGCAMIGQTMINVRVSGARTRLSTFLAGAFLMVLCIAFGPVVSDIPMAALVAVMIMVSFATFDWHSIAPKTLRRMPLGEMTVMVVTVACVVATHNLAIGVVVGCITAMVVFAKRVAHMVNVSGVVDPDGNQVVYAVTGELFFASSNDLVHQFNYKDDPDDIVIDLSDAHIWDASSVAALDAVETKYAQRGKKVTIVGLNKPSADMHERLAGQLTGSH, from the coding sequence ATGTCCTCACTGCTGTCCGCAGCCCCGAAGTTCCGCCTGTCCAAGCCCGACTGGCTGGACTCCCCGAAGGTCCTGCGCACCGAGGTGCTGGCCGGCCTGGTGGTCGCCCTGGCCCTGATCCCGGAGGCGATCTCCTTCTCGATCATCGCCGGGGTCGACCCGGCGGTCGGTCTGTTCGCCTCCTTCACCATGGCGGTCGTCATCTCGATCGTCGGCGGCCGCAAGGCCATGATCTCCGCCGCGACCGGCGCGGTCGCCCTGGTCATCGCCCCGCTCAACCGGGAGCACGGCCTCAGCTACCTGATCGCGGCCGTCATTCTGGCCGGCGTCTTCCAGGTGATCCTGGGCGCGCTGGGCGTGGCCAAGCTCATGCGGTTCGTGCCGCGCAGCGTGATGGTCGGCTTCGTCAACGCCCTCGCCATCCTCATCTTCATGGCTCAGGTGCCGGAGCTGACGGATGTGCCGTGGATGGTCTACCCGCTGGTCGCGGGCGGGCTCGCGCTGATGGTCTTCTTCCCGAAGGTCACCACGGTGATTCCGGCCCCGCTGGTCTCCATCATCATCCTGACCGTGATCACGGTGGCGGCCGGAATCGCCGTGCCGACCGTCGGCGACAAGGGCGAGCTGCCCTCCTCACTGCCGGTGCCGGGCCTGCCGGACGTCCCCTTCACGATGGACACGCTGACGACGATCGCCCCCTACGCCTTCGCCATGGCGCTGGTCGGCCTGATGGAGTCGCTGATGACGGCCAAGCTGGTCGACGACATCACCGACACCCACTCGGGCAAGACCCGCGAATCCATCGGCCAGGGCATCGCCAACATCGTCACCGGCTTCTTCGGCGGCATGGGCGGCTGCGCCATGATCGGCCAGACCATGATCAACGTACGGGTCTCCGGCGCCCGGACCCGCCTGTCGACGTTCCTGGCCGGCGCGTTCCTGATGGTGCTGTGCATCGCCTTTGGCCCGGTCGTCTCCGACATCCCCATGGCCGCGCTCGTGGCCGTCATGATCATGGTGTCGTTCGCGACCTTCGACTGGCACTCCATCGCCCCGAAGACGCTTCGGCGGATGCCGCTCGGCGAGATGACCGTCATGGTCGTCACCGTCGCCTGCGTGGTCGCCACCCACAACCTCGCCATCGGCGTCGTCGTGGGCTGCATCACCGCGATGGTCGTCTTCGCCAAGCGCGTCGCGCACATGGTCAACGTCTCCGGTGTCGTCGACCCCGACGGCAACCAGGTCGTCTACGCGGTCACCGGCGAGCTGTTCTTCGCCTCCTCCAACGACCTCGTCCACCAGTTCAACTACAAGGACGACCCGGACGACATCGTCATCGACCTCTCCGACGCGCACATCTGGGACGCCTCGTCCGTCGCCGCTCTGGACGCCGTCGAGACCAAGTACGCCCAGCGGGGCAAGAAGGTCACCATCGTCGGCCTGAACAAGCCCAGCGCCGACATGCACGAGCGCCTCGCCGGCCAGCTGACCGGCAGCCACTGA
- a CDS encoding class I SAM-dependent methyltransferase: MAAQREVDEAKVEAFMEKALGDLSGTMTVGLCHLGDRLGLFKDLAANGPADSRELADRLDLNERYVREWLRGMTAAGYLEEPEPGRFTLPAEHAPALVDESGPMFLGGVYQMMPAALAPYERLSEAFRSGGGVRQSDYPDILWDGMSRFTGSWFESVMVDDWLSTFPHVVERLERGIDVADVGCGAGRALIVLAEAFPRSRFTGFDNFPAQVDRARANAEKAGVADRVTFETVDAARGLPGRYDLITTFDVIHDAAEPKRLLSAIRAAVRDDGDYLMLEINSEDRPEDNVGPVASMFYGFSMFYCMTTSLANGGAALGTCGMPEAVVRDLCAEAGFSAVARSTADDPFNVLYDIKP; encoded by the coding sequence GTGGCAGCACAGCGAGAAGTGGACGAAGCAAAGGTCGAGGCCTTCATGGAGAAGGCGCTCGGGGACCTCAGCGGGACGATGACCGTCGGTCTGTGCCACCTGGGAGACCGGCTGGGCCTGTTCAAGGACCTCGCGGCCAACGGCCCCGCCGACAGCCGGGAGCTCGCGGACCGTCTGGATCTCAATGAGCGTTACGTTCGTGAGTGGCTGCGGGGTATGACCGCCGCGGGCTATCTGGAGGAACCGGAGCCCGGGCGCTTCACCCTTCCCGCCGAGCACGCACCGGCCCTGGTGGACGAATCGGGGCCCATGTTCCTCGGCGGTGTCTACCAGATGATGCCTGCGGCGCTGGCGCCGTACGAGCGGTTGAGCGAGGCCTTCCGGAGCGGGGGCGGCGTACGGCAGAGCGATTACCCGGACATCCTGTGGGACGGCATGAGCCGTTTCACCGGCAGCTGGTTCGAGAGCGTGATGGTCGACGACTGGCTGAGCACGTTCCCGCACGTCGTCGAGAGGCTGGAGCGGGGCATCGACGTCGCGGACGTGGGATGCGGTGCGGGCCGCGCCCTGATCGTGCTCGCCGAGGCGTTTCCCCGCTCGCGTTTCACGGGCTTCGACAACTTCCCGGCCCAGGTGGACCGCGCTCGGGCGAACGCGGAGAAGGCCGGTGTCGCAGACCGTGTGACCTTCGAGACGGTCGACGCCGCCCGGGGGCTCCCCGGACGCTACGACCTCATCACCACCTTCGACGTCATCCACGACGCGGCGGAGCCGAAGCGGCTTCTGTCCGCCATCAGGGCCGCCGTCAGGGACGACGGCGACTACCTGATGCTCGAGATCAACAGCGAGGACCGGCCCGAGGACAACGTCGGCCCTGTCGCATCGATGTTCTACGGTTTCAGCATGTTCTACTGCATGACCACCTCCCTCGCGAACGGGGGAGCCGCCCTCGGAACGTGCGGTATGCCCGAGGCGGTCGTACGCGACCTGTGTGCCGAAGCTGGTTTCAGCGCCGTGGCCCGGTCCACGGCCGACGACCCTTTCAACGTCCTGTACGACATCAAGCCGTAG